From a single Brassica napus cultivar Da-Ae chromosome C9, Da-Ae, whole genome shotgun sequence genomic region:
- the LOC125592480 gene encoding glutathione S-transferase T3-like: MDPSNLRSQSSSYVGLLHSQQGSVFHENFPYESFHSSVNFGESQTFPAFSSQQSQDALVETPVKTPAARVVRRKWNPADDERSGALWKRVSAYYVSSPHGREDGVREHGCCKKRWHRINEDVNKFCAAYSAAERQMRSGETDTDVLKKAHDSFFSDQEHKFTLEHAWCVLRYEQKWLSLTTPTAGGVSKRKNVEINSQTSTNEGFVDVESRPEGVKAAKAKRNTGKGKSVAEIATIWEMKKDDLVRKERLSRLAILDTLLGKTQPFSEAEDVVKNKLLAELF, encoded by the exons ATGGATCCAAGCAATCTTCGTAGCCAGTCCTCTAGCTACGTAGGACTGCTTCACAGTCAACAAGGTAGCGTTTTccatgaaaactttccttatgaaAGTTTTCATTCTAGTGTTAACTTTGGAGAATCACAGACTTTTCCGGCTTTCAGTTCACAACAATCTCAAGACGCACTAGTGGAGACACCAGTAAAGACACCAGCAGCCCGTGTTGTAAGACGCAAATGGAATCCAGCAGATGACGAG AGGTCGGGGGCCTTGTGGAAACGGGTTTCTGCTTATTATGTATCAAGTCCTCATGGAAGAGAGGATGGTGTGAGAGAACACGGTTGTTGCAAGAAGAGGTGGCACAGAATCAATGAGGATGTTAACAAGTTCTGTGCCGCATACTCGGCAGCAGAGCGACAAATGAGAAGTGGTGAGACTGACACTGACGTTCTGAAGAAGGCGCATGACAGTTTCTTCTCTGATCAAGAGCACAAGTTCACACTTGAACATGCTTGGTGTGTGTTGAGGTATGAACAGAAGTGGCTCAGCCTTACCACACCCACGGCGGGTGGCGTTTCGAAGAGGAAGAATGTGGAGATAAATTCTCAAACTTCTACCAACGAAGGCTTCGTTGATGTTGAGAGCAGGCCCGAAGGTGTCAAGGCTGCTAAGGCTAAAAGAAATACGGGTAAAGGGAAGTCCGTGGCTGAGATTGCGACCATTTGGGAAATGAAGAAGGACGATTTAGTGAGGAAGGAGAGACTGTCGAGGCTAGCAATACTAGACACGCTCCTTGGCAAGACTCAACCATTCAGTGAGGCGGAAGATGTTGTGAAGAATAAGCTCCTAGCCGAGTTATTCTGA
- the LOC106394309 gene encoding uncharacterized protein LOC106394309, translated as MWIEHWRRIGGSNDAGSCDLAKGDKEISHSSEREKTQVKHVKEDGRGSWMWRKLLKLRSLVYEFMRFEVNDGRTAFFWFDDWLRMGRLIDITGNVGTCYLGIARNARVNDAARQSEWRVRGQRSQHYHELHARIQAEPVPDEERGGDVVLWKHSDDNYKTCFSSAKTWDQIRDRRPVVFWSKSVWFTQGVPRMRAWGIQQGCVLCGERDETRDHIFFACPYPFTVWDTLANRLTCSRTDPDWMHTVQFVSNNNLQLLDKILERNDRRHQTGYRTVQQVVRIVDKAVKNRITSLRYKSEHKLAGLMQRWFAVTG; from the exons ATGTGGATTGAGCATTGGAGGAGGATCGGGGGATCAAACGATGCCGGAAGCTGCGACCTCGCCAAGGGAGATAAAGAGATCTCCCACTCTAGTGAAAGAGAGAAGACGCAGG TCAAACATGTCAAGGAGGATGGGAGAGGCTCTTGGATGTGGCGAAAACTCTTGAAGCTGAGGTCGCTGGTGTATGAGTTTATGAGGTTTGAGGTAAATGATGGAAGAACTGCATTTTTCTGGTTTGATGATTGGCTGCGTATGGGAAGACTTATAGACATCACGGGTAACGTCGGAACTTGTTATCTGGGTATAGCTCGCAATGCTCGGGTCAATGATGCAGCTAGACAATCAGAGTGGAGGGTTAGGGGACAGAGAAGCCAACACTATCATGAGCTTCATGCCCGTATACAGGCTGAGCCGGTACCAGATGAAGAACGAGGGGGAGATGTAGTGCTATGGAAACATTCAGATGACAACTATAAGACATGTTTTTCATCAGCTAAAACATGGGATCAAATTAGAGACCGAAGGCCTGTAGTATTCTGGAGTAAGAGTGTTTGGTTCACACAAGGAGTGCCAAG GATGAGAGCTTGGGGGATTCAGCAGggttgtgttctttgtggagAGAGGGATGAAACTAGAGACCATATCTTCTTCGCCTGTCCCTACCCATTTACGGTATGGGATACTCTTGCGAACAGACTTACATGTAGCAGAACTGATCCAGATTGGATGCATACTGTGCAGTTTGTGAGCAATAACAACCTTCAGCTGCTAGACAAGATCCTG GAAAGAAATGACAGGAGACATCAGACTGGCTATCGTACAGTGCAACAAGTCGTTCGAATCGTCGACAAGGCAGTGAAAAACAGAATCACATCCCTTCGGTATAAGTCTGAGCATAAGTTGGCTGGACTGATGCAGAGATGGTTTGCGGTCACAGGATAA
- the LOC106392204 gene encoding BTB/POZ domain-containing protein At1g63850: MDFSTTTTTTSTAANGYSSPRDSSIPSSFTKFNSALTAGLLNPMSPPPPPPAMLDKSRASPTLFEMMSSEAGSPVQIQNLALPSSSRTTNANRSHLVISAQDKQALAMQRISNLLMTRSPGNQFNDPASSDVKLTLSSKDGISITMCVHRQILVAHSRFFAVKLSDRWSKQQMAPSSSPYIVEISDCDDVEVYIETLMLMYCRDLRKKMMRQDVSRVLGILKVSAAIGFDAGVLSCLEYLEAAPWSEDEEHRIASLLSELHLENVGATEVLRRVSVEASQNNGSNDEVLLNLLHIVLEGKDEKARRDMKTLVSKMLRENSSGNDLRKESLYLACDGCLHKLKRQFLQAAESDLENVDQIARQADNLHWILDILIDRQIAEDFLVMWASLSELSDVHGKVPVVHRFEISRVTARIFVGIGKGQILTPKEVRCLLLRNWLTPFYDDFAWMKRASKGLDRYLVEDGLSNTILTLPLAWQQEFFLAWFDRFLNSNDCPNIQRGFEVWWRRAFWRRKEQSQEEPARLRNIASATDNS; this comes from the exons ATGGACTTCTCTACAACGACGACGACTACTTCCACGGCGGCGAACGGTTACAGCTCGCCGCGAGACTCATCAATCCCTTCGAGCTTCACGAAGTTCAACTCCGCTTTAACGGCGGGCCTTCTCAATCCGatgtctcctcctcctcctcctccggcgaTGCTCGACAAGTCCCGAGCGAGCCCGACGCTATTCGAGATGATGTCCAGCGAAGCCGGATCTCCGGTTCAGATCCAGAACCTCGCGCTTCCGTCTTCGTCGAGGACGACGAACGCGAACAGGAGCCATCTCGTCATCTCGGCTCAGGACAAGCAGGCGCTCGCAATGCAGCGGATTTCGAATCTTTTAATGACTCGGAGCCCCGGGAACCAGTTCAACGACCCGGCTTCGAGCGACGTGAAGCTGACTCTGAGCTCTAAAGACGGGATTAGCATCACGATGTGCGTGCACAGGCAGATTCTCGTAGCTCACAGTAGGTTCTTCGCTGTGAAGTTGTCTGATCGATGGTCCAAGCAGCAGATGGCGCCGTCGTCGTCTCCCTACATTGTCGAGATCTCTGATTGTGATGACGTGGAGGTTTATATAGAGACGTTGATGTTAATGTACTGTAgggatctaaggaagaagatgatgaggcAGGACGTGTCTAGGGTTCTTGGTATCTTGAAG GTTTCGGCAGCGATTGGGTTTGATGCTGGAGTGCTGTCGTGTTTGGAGTATTTGGAAGCAGCACCGTGGtctgaagatgaagaacataGAATTGCTTCGTTGTTGTCTGAGCTACACCTTGAGAACGTAGGAGCAACAGAAGTTTTGAGAAGGGTCTCTGTAGAAGCTAGTCAGAACAATGGCAGCAACGATGAGGTGCTTCTGAATCTTTTGCATATAGTTCTCGAGGGGAAAGACGAGAAGGCGAGGCGTGACATGAAGACGCTTGTTTCGAAAATGCTTAGAGAGAACTCGTCTGGTAATGATCTTAGGAAAGAGTCACTGTATCTGGCTTGTGATGGTTGTTTGCATAAGCTTAAGCGTCAGTTTCTACAAGCGGCGGAGTCTGATTTGGAGAATGTAGATCAGATAGCGAGACAAGCGGATAACCTGCATTggattttggatattttgatCGATAGACAGATCGCAGAGGATTTTCTTGTGATGTGGGCTTCTCTCTCTGAGCTGTCTGACGTGCACGGTAAGGTTCCCGTTGTTCACAGGTTTGAGATTAGCAGAGTGACGGCGAGGATCTTTGTTGGGATTGGAAAGGGGCAGATTCTGACACCGAAGGAAGTGAGGTGTTTGTTGCTGAGGAACTGGTTGACACCTTTCTATGACGATTTCGCGTGGATGAAGAGGGCGTCGAAAGGGCTGGATCGGTATTTAGTGGAGGATGGTTTGAGCAATACCATTCTCACTCTTCCTCTTGCTTGGCAGCAAGAGTTTTTCTTGGCGTGGTTTGATCGGTTCTTGAACTCGAACGACTGTCCTAATATCCAGAGAGGCTTTGAAGTTTGGTGGAGACGGGCGTTCTGGAGAAGGAAAGAACAGAGTCAGGAGGAGCCTGCTCGGCTAAGAAACATAGCTTCAGCCACTGATAACTCTTGA